Proteins encoded within one genomic window of Erinaceus europaeus chromosome 13, mEriEur2.1, whole genome shotgun sequence:
- the TRNAU1AP gene encoding tRNA selenocysteine 1-associated protein 1 isoform X2, with translation MAASLWMGDLEPYMDENFISRAFATMGETVMSVKIIRNRLTGIPAGYCFVEFADLATAEKCLHKINGKPLPGATPAKRFKLNYATYGKQPDNSPEYSLFVGDLTPDVDDGMLYEFFVKVYPSCRGGKVVLDQTGVSKSRVKPVEYSQMYSYSYNQYYQQYQNYYAQWGYDQNTGSYSYSYPQYGYTQSTMQTYEEVGDDALEDPTPQLDVVEANKEFMEQSEELYDALMDCHWQPLDTVSSEIPAMM, from the exons ATGGCGGCCAGCTTGTGGATGGGCGAC CTGGAGCCCTACATGGATGAGAACTTTATCTCCAGAGCCTTTGCCACCATGGGGGAAACCGTGATGAGCGTGAAAATTATTCGGAACCGCCTCACTGG GATCCCAGCCGGCTACTGTTTTGTAGAATTTGCAGATTTGGCCACTGCTGAGAAGTGTTTGCATAAAATTAATGGGAAACCCCTTCCAGGAGCCACACCT GCAAAACGTTTTAAACTGAACTATGCTACTTATGGAAAACAACCCGATAACAG CCCTGAGTATTCCCTCTTTGTGGGAGACCTGACCCCAGATGTGGATGATGGCATGTTGTATGAATTCTTCGTCAAAGTCTACCCATCCTGTCGGGGAGGCAAGGTGGTTTTGGACCAGACAGGCGTGTCTAA GAGTCGTGTGAAGCCAGTGGAATATAGTCAGATGTACAGTTACAGCTACAATCAGTATTACCAGCAGTATCAAAACTACTATGCCCAGTGGGGCTATGACCAGAACACCGGCAGCTACAGCTACAGCTATCCCCAGTATGGTTATACACAGAGCACCATGCAG ACATATGAAGAAGTCGGAGATGATGCACTGGAAG ACCCCACACCTCAACTGGATGTAGTGGAAGCCAACAAAGAGTTCATGGAGCAGAGTGAGGAGCTATATGATGCATTAATGGACTGTCACTGGcagcctctggacacagtatcTTCAGAGATCCCTGCCATGATGTAG
- the TRNAU1AP gene encoding tRNA selenocysteine 1-associated protein 1 isoform X1 encodes MAASLWMGDLEPYMDENFISRAFATMGETVMSVKIIRNRLTGIPAGYCFVEFADLATAEKCLHKINGKPLPGATPAKRFKLNYATYGKQPDNSPEYSLFVGDLTPDVDDGMLYEFFVKVYPSCRGGKVVLDQTGVSKGYGFVKFTDELEQKRALTECQGAVGLGSKPVRLSVAIPKASRVKPVEYSQMYSYSYNQYYQQYQNYYAQWGYDQNTGSYSYSYPQYGYTQSTMQTYEEVGDDALEDPTPQLDVVEANKEFMEQSEELYDALMDCHWQPLDTVSSEIPAMM; translated from the exons ATGGCGGCCAGCTTGTGGATGGGCGAC CTGGAGCCCTACATGGATGAGAACTTTATCTCCAGAGCCTTTGCCACCATGGGGGAAACCGTGATGAGCGTGAAAATTATTCGGAACCGCCTCACTGG GATCCCAGCCGGCTACTGTTTTGTAGAATTTGCAGATTTGGCCACTGCTGAGAAGTGTTTGCATAAAATTAATGGGAAACCCCTTCCAGGAGCCACACCT GCAAAACGTTTTAAACTGAACTATGCTACTTATGGAAAACAACCCGATAACAG CCCTGAGTATTCCCTCTTTGTGGGAGACCTGACCCCAGATGTGGATGATGGCATGTTGTATGAATTCTTCGTCAAAGTCTACCCATCCTGTCGGGGAGGCAAGGTGGTTTTGGACCAGACAGGCGTGTCTAA gggttatggttttgtaaaattcacagATGAACTGGAACAGAAGAGAGCCCTGACAGAGTGCCAGGGAGCAGTGGGACTGGGGTCAAAGCCAGTGCGGCTGAGTGTGGCAATCCCTAAAGC GAGTCGTGTGAAGCCAGTGGAATATAGTCAGATGTACAGTTACAGCTACAATCAGTATTACCAGCAGTATCAAAACTACTATGCCCAGTGGGGCTATGACCAGAACACCGGCAGCTACAGCTACAGCTATCCCCAGTATGGTTATACACAGAGCACCATGCAG ACATATGAAGAAGTCGGAGATGATGCACTGGAAG ACCCCACACCTCAACTGGATGTAGTGGAAGCCAACAAAGAGTTCATGGAGCAGAGTGAGGAGCTATATGATGCATTAATGGACTGTCACTGGcagcctctggacacagtatcTTCAGAGATCCCTGCCATGATGTAG
- the TRNAU1AP gene encoding tRNA selenocysteine 1-associated protein 1 isoform X3, which produces MRCRDADLSRSAFSFTQLEPYMDENFISRAFATMGETVMSVKIIRNRLTGIPAGYCFVEFADLATAEKCLHKINGKPLPGATPAKRFKLNYATYGKQPDNSPEYSLFVGDLTPDVDDGMLYEFFVKVYPSCRGGKVVLDQTGVSKGYGFVKFTDELEQKRALTECQGAVGLGSKPVRLSVAIPKASRVKPVEYSQMYSYSYNQYYQQYQNYYAQWGYDQNTGSYSYSYPQYGYTQSTMQTYEEVGDDALEDPTPQLDVVEANKEFMEQSEELYDALMDCHWQPLDTVSSEIPAMM; this is translated from the exons ATGAGGTGCCGGGATGCCGACCTGAGTCGCTCTGCTTTTTCCTTTACGCAGCTGGAGCCCTACATGGATGAGAACTTTATCTCCAGAGCCTTTGCCACCATGGGGGAAACCGTGATGAGCGTGAAAATTATTCGGAACCGCCTCACTGG GATCCCAGCCGGCTACTGTTTTGTAGAATTTGCAGATTTGGCCACTGCTGAGAAGTGTTTGCATAAAATTAATGGGAAACCCCTTCCAGGAGCCACACCT GCAAAACGTTTTAAACTGAACTATGCTACTTATGGAAAACAACCCGATAACAG CCCTGAGTATTCCCTCTTTGTGGGAGACCTGACCCCAGATGTGGATGATGGCATGTTGTATGAATTCTTCGTCAAAGTCTACCCATCCTGTCGGGGAGGCAAGGTGGTTTTGGACCAGACAGGCGTGTCTAA gggttatggttttgtaaaattcacagATGAACTGGAACAGAAGAGAGCCCTGACAGAGTGCCAGGGAGCAGTGGGACTGGGGTCAAAGCCAGTGCGGCTGAGTGTGGCAATCCCTAAAGC GAGTCGTGTGAAGCCAGTGGAATATAGTCAGATGTACAGTTACAGCTACAATCAGTATTACCAGCAGTATCAAAACTACTATGCCCAGTGGGGCTATGACCAGAACACCGGCAGCTACAGCTACAGCTATCCCCAGTATGGTTATACACAGAGCACCATGCAG ACATATGAAGAAGTCGGAGATGATGCACTGGAAG ACCCCACACCTCAACTGGATGTAGTGGAAGCCAACAAAGAGTTCATGGAGCAGAGTGAGGAGCTATATGATGCATTAATGGACTGTCACTGGcagcctctggacacagtatcTTCAGAGATCCCTGCCATGATGTAG